The DNA segment CTGGAAGCGCGCCTTCATACGAATTCTGTATCCGTTTTAAAAAATTTCGTCCGTTCAGGGATTGGAGTTACGTTTATGCCGGAGCTCACAGTCATGGATGAAATAAAACGCGGAGAAATTTTCACGCTACCCATGCAATATCCCGTTATGAACGATACCCACGCGCAAATTGTGAGTCTAAAGGGCCAAGAGTTAACGATAGCGTCAGCCGCTTGTATCGATCATTTACAAAAAGGAATGCGCTTTTTCTCGGCTGACGCACCTAGACTGTTGCAATAAAGTCCACACTTTAGGTATTGCATAGTCAACACTTCAACACATAGTCTTCTACCAGACATCCCTGATAAGTCTGAGTGCTTGCACGTAATACCTCGCAACTAATCAAAATAAAACAGGAAATTTACTATCATGAGACAAAAATTTGCACCCAAGCGACTCATATCAGCTTGCCTGATTGGCTCCGCCTTAATGGCAGGAAATGCCCTTGCAGCAACCACGATTAATCTGAGCTACAACGGAGCCCCTGACCTAGAAAAGAACGCCGTGCACGTTTTCGCCACTAATCTAAAAGAGTTGGTTGAAGAAAAAACCAAAGATCAGATTCAGTTAGCCCTGTATCCCAACAGTATGTTGGGAGAAGAGCAGGAGCGCATGGAGCAGACTATGAGCACACCGTCGCTCAACGTCGCATCCTTTGCTGGAGTTTCACCTCTCGTCGATGAAATATTCGTCAGTGCTATTCCATTCCTGTTCGATGATTTTGCTGCGGCACGCAGCTTCTTCGATAAAGGTCAGTACTGGCAGGAAGTCGGCGATGTGCTGCAGGAGCGTGCCGGTATCGATATGTTGGCGGTCGTGGAAGAGGGAGGCTTTTTGGCGTTCACCAATAACAAAAAACCCATCAGCCGCCCTGAAGACTTTCAAGGTCTTCGCTTCCGCGCCATGGACCCGAGTCAGGTGGCACTCTATGAGGCATTTGGTGCATCCGGCACGCCCATTCCCTGGACCGAAACTTATATGGCCCTACGGACGGGTGTAGCTGACGGCCAAATGAACCCGCCGATGTACATTGCCCTGGGCAGCCTTCATGAAGTGCAAAAATATCTGACCCTTGCGAATATTCAATACTCCAACCAATTTCTTGTCGGCAATAGCGAGATGATTGCAAATTGGGACGAGGAGATTCGCAGTGCCTTTATGGAAGCCGTCGCCGAGGCTAACCACAATGCCAGAGAGCATAACGAGGATCAGGTTGAAAAGCGTATCGCTTACCTGGAAGAGCAAGGCATGGAAGTTATTCGCCCTCCTGAAGAGGACCTGGCTGCTTTCCGCAACATTGGCCAGCCCGCCTATCTTAAATGGCTAAAAGAGCGTGACATTGAGCAACGCTGGATTGATATGGCGCTGAAAGATGCAGGCGTGAGCAGTCTGCTCGACTAATCAACGGCTAACACCTTTGCCGCGACAGAGGGCTGGTGCCTCGCCAGCCCTCTATTTTTTGTGCCTCATGGAATGCTGCAATGCTCAATAAGCTTCGATCCCGCCTACTGCTTATAAGCTGTCCGTCCACTCTAACCCTAGCGGGGGCTTTATTATCCCTCAATGTTGCGGCTATTTTGTTTGGTGTTTTTGCACGCTACATTGCGGGCGGCGCCCCTATCTGGACAGATGAGCTCTCTCGCTTCTTGATCATAGCCACCGTCATGATTGCGGCTGGTGCCGTCTGGTCGGAAGGGGGCCACATGCGCGTCGGTCTCCTGGAAAAACTGCTTTCAGCTCCATTCGCTCGTTTACTGAACCTGTATCAATGGCTGCTTACTCTGCTAATAGCCGTGGGAGCGGCATGGGTAAGCTACCGCTATGCGCTATCGGTCAGCATGTTTACCACGTCCGGGCTTGGCATTAGCCGCACAGTGCCACTACTCTCGTTGCCTTTTGGCTTTTTATTACTGGCTTGGCATGTGCTGCTTTACGGACCCGCGCCTCTAAAGTCCATAGAGGACCAGATATGATTCTTAGCATGTTGGTCGTTTTTCTTATCCACGTTTTACTGGGCCTTCCTTTATTCATCGCATTGATTACAACAGCGATCGTAGGTTTTTTGTTTGTCGATCCCTCGATGATTCCACGGATGATGCCCCAGCAATTTTTTAGCGGTATTAATGTTTTTTCCCTGATGGCTATTCCGCTATTCATCTTCGCCGGTAATCTGATGAACGTCAGCGGGTTAACGGAACGTTTAATGGGGCTGGCACGCCTGATGGTCGGGCACTTACGGGGAGGCATGGGCCACGTCAACGTCGTTTCGAGTGTTTTCTTTGCAGGCATTAATGGCTCAGCAGTGGCCGACACGTCGGCACTCGGTTCGCTTTTGGTACCCGCCATGGAGAAAGAAGGGTACTCAAGAGCCTTTTCGGCTGGATTGACCGCGGGCAGCTCGTTGATCGGTCCGATCATTCCGCCCAGTATATTTATGATTCTCTACGCCTCACTAACGAACACCTCGGTCGGGGATCTTTTTCTGGCGGGCGTTATACCTGGGCTGTTGCTAGGTGCTGCATTCATGGGAATGAACGCTTGGTATGCCTGGCGCCATCGACTGCCAAAAAGTGGCAAGTTGCCATCGTTCGGCCAGCTTGGAGTAGCGTTTTTAGCGGCCCTGCCCGCGCTTGTCGCTCCCTTCATTATCGTCGCAGGCATTGTTTTTGGTTTTGTTACCCCTACGGAATCTGGAGCTTTGACAGCGCTATATGTCGCCTTGTGCGGTGTCTTTCTCGGTGGGTTACGCTTGAAGGAATGCTGGAAAGCTATCGTTGATACGGCACGCCTAACTTCTGCGATTTTTCTGATTATGGCAGCTTCCGCTACGATTAGCTGGCTACTCTCGTATGCTCAGGTTCCAGCGCAATTCGTGTCACTACTTTCTCCCTATGTGGACAATGGCGTCGTCATTTTACTAATGCTCAGCGTTATCACATTCTTCACGGGGATGTTTATGGAAGAAGTGTCGGCGTTGATGTTACTAACGCCAGTCTTTGCGCCAGTGGCCATGATGGCAGGAATCGATCCCGTCCATCTGGGTGTCATCATCACTTTGAATATTACGATTGCCTTGATAACACCGCCATTGGGCGCCTGCGTTTTCGTGGCCGCGGCCGTTAGTCGGCTTGAGATTGTCTCACTGTTCAAAACCATTTGGCCCTTTGTGCTAACGGCTATTGCGGTACTTATTCTACTAATCCTTTTCCCACCGCTAACGCTGTGGCTCCCTACCCTGTTTGGATAAGACAATGCCTTTGAATACACTATTGAACGCCTTGCCACTTATACCCAGTCATCCAGCCCCGTGCTGGGAACGGCTAC comes from the Marinobacter psychrophilus genome and includes:
- a CDS encoding TRAP transporter large permease — its product is MILSMLVVFLIHVLLGLPLFIALITTAIVGFLFVDPSMIPRMMPQQFFSGINVFSLMAIPLFIFAGNLMNVSGLTERLMGLARLMVGHLRGGMGHVNVVSSVFFAGINGSAVADTSALGSLLVPAMEKEGYSRAFSAGLTAGSSLIGPIIPPSIFMILYASLTNTSVGDLFLAGVIPGLLLGAAFMGMNAWYAWRHRLPKSGKLPSFGQLGVAFLAALPALVAPFIIVAGIVFGFVTPTESGALTALYVALCGVFLGGLRLKECWKAIVDTARLTSAIFLIMAASATISWLLSYAQVPAQFVSLLSPYVDNGVVILLMLSVITFFTGMFMEEVSALMLLTPVFAPVAMMAGIDPVHLGVIITLNITIALITPPLGACVFVAAAVSRLEIVSLFKTIWPFVLTAIAVLILLILFPPLTLWLPTLFG
- a CDS encoding TRAP transporter small permease; protein product: MLNKLRSRLLLISCPSTLTLAGALLSLNVAAILFGVFARYIAGGAPIWTDELSRFLIIATVMIAAGAVWSEGGHMRVGLLEKLLSAPFARLLNLYQWLLTLLIAVGAAWVSYRYALSVSMFTTSGLGISRTVPLLSLPFGFLLLAWHVLLYGPAPLKSIEDQI
- the dctP gene encoding TRAP transporter substrate-binding protein DctP gives rise to the protein MRQKFAPKRLISACLIGSALMAGNALAATTINLSYNGAPDLEKNAVHVFATNLKELVEEKTKDQIQLALYPNSMLGEEQERMEQTMSTPSLNVASFAGVSPLVDEIFVSAIPFLFDDFAAARSFFDKGQYWQEVGDVLQERAGIDMLAVVEEGGFLAFTNNKKPISRPEDFQGLRFRAMDPSQVALYEAFGASGTPIPWTETYMALRTGVADGQMNPPMYIALGSLHEVQKYLTLANIQYSNQFLVGNSEMIANWDEEIRSAFMEAVAEANHNAREHNEDQVEKRIAYLEEQGMEVIRPPEEDLAAFRNIGQPAYLKWLKERDIEQRWIDMALKDAGVSSLLD